The Bacteroidota bacterium sequence ATAAAAATCAATAATAGAAAAAGATTTTAAACAATCCAATCATAAAACAAATTTTTTTAAAAGTGTTTCAATAAAAGAGTGTTTAAATTGAACATGAGATAGTCCGCTAATTTTTTTCCAATCATTTTTTAAAACATTTATATAGTTAGCAAATTCTTCAGGTTGTTCATTTTTCCATTTTCCGATCCCTTTTGTTTTCCTGTGGTAATTATTAAGTATATCTGTGGAAAAATTCATAATAGACTGCGAACTCATTCCGCTTGTTATACTGGTTGGAGACATGATTCTAAGGTAGACTGGTGTTGTTTTATTTTCCCATATAATTCTTTTACCAAGATAATATTCCATCCAGTATTTACTATGGTCGAGCAGCACTAACGGTTTTGCATCGTGGGTATAAGAAGAGATTGCATGGTTTGTTTTATGAATAATTGTATTTGGCATCCACGCATTTTGCACATGGCAGACTTGCCCCGAAACAACATCATAATATGCATGATATTTATCTGCGTAACAATCAAAATCAACAGAACACGTAACAACTTTTTGTAAAACATTTGGGGAAATTAAATCGTCATCATCAAGACGAATAATATAATCCGGCTTTTCTCTAAGAGTCAAAAAATATTTGTATGCAGATATGAGTTTTTCAGATTTAGTTTTCAAATAAGTTTTTTTGTAAATAATTCGTCCATCATTTTTTTCTTCTTCTCCAATCAGAATCGCCTGCCAGTTTTGATAGGTTTGATTTTCGAGAGCATTAAGGAATTGCAAGAAAAGATTTTTTCTTAATGGAGTAAGCAATTGAGTAGGAGTAAGCGCAACAAAAAAAAGAAATTTTTTCATTTATAAATAAACTATGAATGCTTCTTCTTAAAATCACTAATGTATTCTGCCAATATATATGTAGGTTTCCAGTTGAGTACACTTATTGCCTTGCTTATATCCGCAAAAGTGATATCCGCCTCACCTTCTCTCTTTGGAATAAATTCATATTTATCAGAAATTATTTTTGCTAATTCAAGAATGCTAGTGGTAGAACTATTACCAATATTAAATGCTGTGTTTAACTTTTCTGGATGAACCGCTGCAGAATAATTTGCCTCGGTCAAATCAGCGATATGAATAAAATCCCGTTGCTGGCTACCATCACCCGTAATAAGAAGCGGCTTGCCTTCTTTCCATTTGTTCAAAAAAATTCCAACTACGCTGCTGTAAGGATTAAAGGGATTTTTGGGATTAAAACTTCTTGGTCCGTACGGATTGAAATACCTCAGCACAACATAATTCAGTGAAGGGTATCTTACCGATATTAACTCAAGATATTTTT is a genomic window containing:
- a CDS encoding glycosyltransferase family 2 protein, which produces MKKFLFFVALTPTQLLTPLRKNLFLQFLNALENQTYQNWQAILIGEEEKNDGRIIYKKTYLKTKSEKLISAYKYFLTLREKPDYIIRLDDDDLISPNVLQKVVTCSVDFDCYADKYHAYYDVVSGQVCHVQNAWMPNTIIHKTNHAISSYTHDAKPLVLLDHSKYWMEYYLGKRIIWENKTTPVYLRIMSPTSITSGMSSQSIMNFSTDILNNYHRKTKGIGKWKNEQPEEFANYINVLKNDWKKISGLSHVQFKHSFIETLLKKFVL
- a CDS encoding NAD-dependent epimerase/dehydratase family protein; this encodes MIQNVLITGVAGFIGSNLLDHLILRTNWKITGVDNLTTGSEDNIRHHLTNHRFKFIKQRCSDIKSLKEFDCIFHLAALPRIQPSFDLIKDHVEANLVQGIHLIELMVKEKYFPRFVYSGSSAIYGNPKLIPTNENESIKCMNPYAFQKYELEKYLELISVRYPSLNYVVLRYFNPYGPRSFNPKNPFNPYSSVVGIFLNKWKEGKPLLITGDGSQQRDFIHIADLTEANYSAAVHPEKLNTAFNIGNSSTTSILELAKIISDKYEFIPKREGEADITFADISKAISVLNWKPTYILAEYISDFKKKHS